A part of Thermotoga petrophila RKU-1 genomic DNA contains:
- a CDS encoding diacylglycerol kinase family protein produces the protein MQRDSNNILKSFKNAFEGIENALKLERNLKIHFFIGIVVAIFSLFLPLSANDLLWIYFAIFSVIGAELLNTVVEKFLDLFFKEYSESVKLVKDIAAGVVLWYSLFSVVVGILILGKALFSWEPSFAKFFVSGVLIFFPVISFSMRRYRNDRQGDKSTGGR, from the coding sequence TTGCAGCGGGATTCGAATAATATTTTGAAATCCTTCAAAAACGCCTTTGAAGGAATAGAAAATGCCTTAAAACTGGAAAGAAATCTCAAAATACATTTCTTCATAGGGATCGTTGTGGCTATTTTTTCTCTCTTTTTGCCGTTGAGTGCGAATGATCTTTTGTGGATATACTTTGCCATATTCTCTGTCATTGGAGCGGAGCTTCTCAACACGGTGGTGGAAAAATTTCTCGATCTTTTCTTCAAGGAGTACAGTGAATCGGTAAAGCTCGTGAAAGATATAGCGGCCGGTGTGGTTCTCTGGTATTCACTTTTTTCAGTGGTTGTGGGTATTTTGATACTGGGAAAAGCTCTTTTCTCCTGGGAACCTTCGTTTGCCAAGTTCTTCGTTTCTGGTGTTTTGATATTCTTTCCTGTAATCTCTTTTTCCATGAGGAGGTACAGAAATGACAGACAGGGTGATAAGAGTACTGGTGGTAGATGA
- a CDS encoding 2-oxoacid:ferredoxin oxidoreductase subunit beta, which translates to MKTERLISYLRPGRWPSVWCPGCGNGIVLKAFLEAVDDLALPKEKVAVVSGIGCSSRATGYLDFNTLHTLHGRAIAFATGVKLAKPDFEVVVMGGDGDILSIGGNHFIHACRRNIDITVVIFNNMIYGMTGGQVSSTTPQYYQTSTTPLGAFEKPFDAVEIALSAGATFVARSTVYHYDHLVRVLKKALQHRGISVVDVLTNCHTYFGRYNGMPEPHQMMEYFKNNTCFLERPEEGKIKIGIFREEEKEDFLTVYRRLTRKEGAME; encoded by the coding sequence GTGAAGACGGAAAGACTCATTTCTTACCTCAGGCCGGGCAGGTGGCCGAGCGTCTGGTGCCCGGGTTGTGGGAACGGAATAGTCCTGAAAGCGTTCCTGGAAGCCGTGGATGACCTCGCACTTCCAAAAGAAAAAGTGGCTGTGGTGTCTGGAATCGGTTGTTCCTCGAGGGCTACAGGGTACCTCGATTTCAACACGTTGCACACCCTTCATGGAAGGGCAATCGCCTTCGCAACGGGAGTGAAGCTGGCAAAGCCGGATTTCGAAGTGGTTGTGATGGGAGGAGACGGAGACATTCTCTCGATAGGTGGGAACCATTTCATACACGCGTGTAGGAGGAACATAGATATAACCGTTGTCATTTTCAACAACATGATATACGGCATGACAGGTGGCCAGGTTTCTTCAACGACTCCTCAGTATTATCAGACTTCGACAACTCCTCTTGGGGCCTTTGAAAAACCGTTCGACGCGGTGGAGATAGCTCTCTCCGCTGGAGCCACTTTCGTTGCGAGAAGTACCGTTTATCACTACGATCACCTGGTGAGAGTCCTAAAAAAGGCCCTTCAGCACCGGGGAATTTCTGTTGTTGACGTTCTAACGAACTGTCACACCTACTTTGGACGGTACAACGGCATGCCCGAACCTCATCAGATGATGGAATACTTCAAGAACAACACGTGTTTTCTGGAACGACCCGAAGAAGGTAAAATAAAGATAGGAATCTTCCGTGAGGAAGAAAAAGAAGACTTTCTGACTGTTTACAGGCGTTTGACCAGAAAAGAAGGTGCGATGGAATGA
- a CDS encoding deoxycytidylate deaminase, whose protein sequence is MKDRLEEYLNNLKIEKKPDSRESWDSYFMRIARMVSERSTCVHRKVGAVIVKDHRILATGYNQPPSKFPHCNEIGCIRDDLEINSGEHQEICYALHAEQNALMQAAKFGIAVNGATIYVTHKPCSICARLIVNAGIKRVVYEKDYPDPLTDFFFKFTGVESVRFVGDEM, encoded by the coding sequence GTGAAAGACAGGCTGGAGGAATACCTGAACAATCTGAAAATAGAGAAGAAACCGGATAGTAGAGAATCCTGGGACTCCTACTTCATGAGGATTGCCAGGATGGTTAGTGAGCGATCGACCTGTGTTCACAGAAAAGTGGGAGCTGTGATTGTGAAAGATCACAGAATCCTCGCCACCGGATACAACCAGCCTCCCTCGAAATTTCCCCACTGCAACGAAATCGGATGTATCCGCGATGACCTTGAAATAAATTCTGGAGAACACCAGGAGATATGCTACGCGCTACACGCGGAGCAGAACGCATTGATGCAAGCGGCAAAGTTCGGTATAGCGGTCAACGGTGCTACCATATATGTCACGCACAAACCGTGTTCAATCTGTGCAAGACTCATAGTTAACGCTGGAATAAAGAGAGTCGTTTACGAGAAGGATTATCCTGATCCTCTGACAGATTTCTTCTTCAAGTTCACGGGAGTGGAAAGTGTTCGCTTTGTAGGTGATGAGATGTGA
- a CDS encoding class II glutamine amidotransferase: MSYDLPRLIPDKDFKVPSACGVSGIMNTSGKRFSGNMIVESMALMRERGNGLGAGYAAYGIYPELKDLYCFHMLYDSDLDKKNAEEYIKDHYEIIESEPIPTRKNPHIKEVHILWRYFLKPKFIPEDMSEEDFVVSTVMFINEKINGAFVMSSGKNMGVFKGVGFPEDIADFYRIDEYKGYIWTAHNRFPTNTVGWWGGAHPFGILDWTVVHNGEISSYGINRRFLEAYGYKCTLMTDTEVVAYLVDLFMRRFGYSPQLTAKILAAPLWKDIDLMPEEERKLYTALRMNYGGALLNGPFAIIVANNNMMMGLNDRIKLRPLVAATKDDFLYIASEESAIRVVCPEPDEVWAPKAGDPVVGVLKSARKTQVVLEGENG; the protein is encoded by the coding sequence TTGTCCTATGACCTTCCCCGTCTGATACCAGATAAAGATTTCAAAGTCCCATCCGCCTGTGGAGTCTCCGGGATAATGAACACCTCTGGAAAGAGATTCAGTGGAAACATGATCGTGGAAAGCATGGCGCTCATGAGAGAAAGAGGAAACGGGCTTGGGGCTGGATACGCTGCGTATGGAATATATCCGGAGTTGAAAGATCTTTACTGTTTCCACATGCTCTACGACAGCGATCTCGATAAGAAAAATGCCGAAGAATACATAAAAGATCACTACGAAATCATCGAAAGTGAACCCATCCCCACCAGGAAAAATCCCCACATCAAGGAAGTCCACATCCTCTGGCGATACTTTTTGAAGCCAAAATTCATTCCTGAAGACATGAGCGAAGAGGACTTTGTCGTCAGCACTGTCATGTTCATAAACGAAAAAATTAACGGAGCCTTCGTCATGTCCAGTGGAAAGAACATGGGTGTTTTCAAAGGAGTGGGATTCCCGGAAGACATCGCTGATTTCTACAGAATAGACGAGTACAAGGGTTACATCTGGACCGCGCACAACAGGTTCCCCACGAACACCGTCGGATGGTGGGGAGGAGCACATCCGTTCGGTATTCTCGACTGGACGGTCGTTCACAACGGAGAAATATCTTCCTACGGTATAAACAGAAGGTTTTTGGAAGCGTACGGCTACAAATGTACACTCATGACGGACACTGAAGTGGTGGCGTACCTGGTGGATCTCTTCATGAGACGGTTCGGCTACAGTCCTCAGCTCACGGCAAAGATCCTCGCAGCGCCTCTCTGGAAAGATATAGACCTCATGCCAGAAGAGGAAAGAAAACTCTACACCGCTTTGAGAATGAACTACGGAGGAGCACTTTTGAACGGACCGTTTGCCATTATCGTTGCGAACAACAACATGATGATGGGGCTGAACGACAGAATAAAGCTCAGACCACTCGTCGCCGCTACAAAAGACGACTTTCTATACATCGCTTCCGAGGAGTCCGCTATAAGAGTTGTTTGTCCGGAACCTGATGAGGTCTGGGCTCCAAAAGCCGGTGATCCCGTCGTTGGAGTGCTGAAATCCGCCAGGAAAACTCAGGTGGTACTGGAGGGAGAAAATGGCTAA
- a CDS encoding protein-glutamate methylesterase/protein-glutamine glutaminase, with translation MTDRVIRVLVVDDSAFMRMVLKDIIDSQPDMKVVGFAKDGLEAVEKAVELKPDVITMDIEMPNLNGIEALKLIMKKVPTRVIMVSSLTEEGAAITIEALRNGAVDFITKPHGSVSLTFRQVAPELLEKIRQAMNVDPRTLLFKPKVSRLTITKPAVSGKIVVIGSSTGGPRSLDMIIPNLPKNFPAPIVVVQHMPPGFTKSLAMRLDSTSELTVKEAEDGEEVKPGFVYIAPGDFHLGLKAQNGKVFFFLDKSDKINNVRPSVDFTLDKAAEIYKSKTIAVILTGMGKDGTKGAFKVKFYGGTVIAEDKETCVVFGMPKSVIEEGYSDYVLPAYKIPEKLIELV, from the coding sequence ATGACAGACAGGGTGATAAGAGTACTGGTGGTAGATGACTCGGCGTTCATGAGGATGGTACTCAAAGATATCATAGATTCTCAGCCAGACATGAAGGTAGTGGGATTCGCTAAAGACGGTTTGGAAGCCGTTGAAAAGGCTGTAGAACTCAAACCAGACGTCATAACCATGGACATCGAAATGCCGAATCTGAACGGAATTGAAGCGCTGAAACTCATCATGAAAAAAGTCCCCACACGAGTCATCATGGTGAGCAGTTTGACGGAAGAAGGCGCGGCGATCACAATAGAAGCTCTCAGAAACGGTGCGGTGGATTTCATCACCAAGCCGCACGGTTCGGTTTCTCTCACTTTCAGACAAGTTGCCCCGGAACTTCTGGAAAAGATCAGACAGGCGATGAACGTGGATCCACGCACTCTCCTCTTTAAGCCGAAGGTTTCACGGCTCACCATAACCAAACCAGCTGTAAGTGGGAAAATCGTGGTTATAGGTTCCTCAACCGGAGGGCCCAGATCGCTCGACATGATCATCCCAAACCTTCCGAAAAACTTCCCAGCTCCAATAGTGGTGGTCCAGCACATGCCTCCTGGTTTCACAAAATCGCTCGCAATGAGGCTAGACAGCACCTCTGAACTCACAGTGAAGGAGGCCGAAGACGGAGAAGAGGTCAAGCCCGGTTTTGTTTATATCGCTCCCGGGGACTTCCATCTTGGTTTGAAAGCCCAGAACGGCAAGGTTTTTTTCTTCCTGGACAAGTCTGATAAAATAAACAACGTGAGGCCATCGGTGGATTTCACCCTGGACAAAGCAGCGGAGATATACAAATCCAAAACGATAGCTGTGATTCTCACGGGTATGGGCAAAGATGGCACCAAGGGAGCATTCAAGGTCAAGTTTTACGGTGGAACGGTAATAGCCGAAGATAAAGAAACATGTGTCGTCTTTGGAATGCCCAAGTCGGTGATCGAAGAAGGTTACTCTGATTACGTTCTTCCGGCCTATAAAATACCTGAGAAGCTGATAGAACTCGTATGA
- a CDS encoding ammonium transporter gives MRKRVFSLLLVLAFLSVGFAQNGVTDVGWSLDMVWILISAALVFFMQAGFAMVESGFTRAKNTVNVLMKNLMDFAIGSVVFFIFGYWIMFGKHPLTFDPSTKEGLWDFAMWMFQMAFAGTAATIVSGAMAERTKFSAYLAYTGFITGIIYSVVGRWIWGGGWLAQKGFIDFAGSTVVHSVGGWAAMIGAALLGPRFGKYDSQGNPRPIPGHNIPLAALGTFILWFGWFGFNGGSTLAGTNGAIGMIILNTNLAAATGALAAMFTVWAKYGKPDASMTMNGALAGLVAITAPCAVVSPVSSLIIGAIGGVLVVFAVEFFDKVLKIDDPVGAISVHGVNGAWGTLAVGLFAESKYALASGMGDVNGLFFGGGVHQLGVQFLGVVSVFAWTVVTSFLVFWFIKKTIGLRVDRDIELKGLDIEEHGMEGYADFEIFTTR, from the coding sequence ATGCGAAAGAGAGTTTTTTCCTTGTTGCTAGTTCTTGCTTTTCTTTCTGTGGGTTTCGCCCAGAACGGTGTCACAGATGTCGGCTGGTCACTCGACATGGTCTGGATCCTCATTTCCGCAGCGCTGGTCTTCTTCATGCAGGCGGGTTTTGCCATGGTAGAGTCTGGTTTCACCCGCGCAAAGAACACGGTGAATGTGCTCATGAAAAACCTCATGGATTTTGCGATCGGATCTGTGGTCTTCTTCATCTTCGGTTACTGGATTATGTTCGGGAAACATCCTCTCACCTTTGATCCCTCCACAAAAGAAGGTCTCTGGGATTTTGCCATGTGGATGTTTCAGATGGCTTTCGCAGGTACGGCCGCGACGATTGTGTCCGGAGCGATGGCAGAGCGCACTAAGTTTTCCGCGTACCTCGCTTACACAGGTTTCATAACAGGAATCATCTATTCGGTTGTTGGAAGGTGGATCTGGGGAGGAGGATGGCTTGCACAGAAAGGTTTTATCGATTTTGCAGGTTCCACAGTTGTTCATTCTGTTGGTGGATGGGCTGCCATGATAGGTGCGGCTCTTCTTGGGCCCAGGTTTGGAAAGTACGACAGTCAGGGAAATCCCAGGCCTATTCCAGGGCATAACATTCCTCTTGCTGCTCTTGGAACCTTCATCCTCTGGTTTGGATGGTTCGGGTTCAATGGAGGGAGTACCCTTGCCGGAACGAACGGTGCGATAGGGATGATCATATTGAACACCAACCTCGCTGCCGCCACTGGAGCACTTGCCGCGATGTTCACCGTATGGGCAAAATATGGAAAGCCGGATGCGAGTATGACGATGAACGGTGCTCTTGCTGGCCTTGTTGCCATCACCGCACCGTGTGCTGTGGTGTCTCCTGTGAGTTCTTTGATCATAGGAGCGATCGGAGGGGTGCTCGTAGTGTTTGCGGTTGAGTTCTTCGACAAAGTTTTGAAAATCGACGATCCCGTTGGGGCCATATCCGTTCACGGTGTCAACGGTGCTTGGGGGACTCTCGCCGTGGGGCTCTTTGCGGAGAGCAAGTACGCTCTTGCAAGCGGGATGGGGGATGTGAACGGACTCTTCTTCGGAGGAGGAGTGCATCAACTTGGAGTTCAGTTTCTGGGGGTGGTCAGTGTGTTTGCCTGGACAGTAGTGACCAGTTTCCTTGTTTTCTGGTTCATCAAAAAGACAATTGGTTTGAGGGTGGACAGAGACATAGAGTTGAAGGGGCTGGATATAGAGGAGCACGGCATGGAAGGATACGCTGATTTTGAAATCTTCACCACAAGATGA
- a CDS encoding sensor histidine kinase → MLPVTNERKAFRKTQLIWTAVFTLSILLIVAITVGAVFIVEKRRITSQFDGELRRTADLIERRLKAPGMMGMLRTFRGLDPLFVPRGEAFQFLFPSGEVFLEVGEQIGTPETPVEEGFSTEGNYRIFTKKIDLGDTTIFLRVGKDISDLIERSRRLLSMYLLVILFSAGGAAVFGYFVSSLALLPVRNAYNSLKRFSMDASHELKTPLSVLKTSLDVLKYREDLPDDVKSKLNVMEKNVDKMSKQINQLLLLVKSESSFNGVVKERINLKEFLQQIVNEFKPKAESKGLVLEIDCPEDLFLETEKDTLRVILENLIDNAVKFTEKGKVIVGARKEGRLTIYVQDTGPGIPKKEQKRIFERFYRISRNTEGSGLGLSIVKELASRLKAKVILESEEGKGSTFKLVF, encoded by the coding sequence ATGTTGCCCGTGACGAATGAGAGGAAGGCTTTCAGAAAAACACAGCTCATCTGGACAGCTGTGTTTACACTTTCTATACTCCTCATAGTTGCCATCACGGTGGGTGCTGTTTTCATTGTGGAAAAGAGAAGAATAACCAGTCAGTTCGATGGAGAACTGAGAAGAACGGCTGATCTCATCGAAAGAAGGTTGAAAGCTCCCGGGATGATGGGAATGCTCCGCACGTTCAGAGGATTGGATCCTCTTTTTGTGCCACGTGGTGAGGCGTTCCAGTTTTTGTTTCCGTCTGGTGAGGTCTTTCTGGAAGTGGGAGAACAGATAGGAACTCCCGAAACTCCCGTGGAAGAGGGGTTTTCCACGGAAGGGAACTACAGGATTTTCACCAAAAAGATAGATCTGGGAGACACCACAATATTCCTGAGGGTGGGAAAGGACATCTCCGATCTCATAGAGCGAAGCAGAAGACTTCTTTCCATGTATTTGCTCGTGATTCTGTTTTCTGCGGGGGGAGCCGCTGTATTCGGATATTTCGTGTCCAGCCTGGCTCTGCTTCCCGTGAGGAATGCCTACAACAGCCTGAAAAGATTCTCGATGGACGCCTCCCATGAACTGAAAACACCTCTCTCTGTTCTGAAAACAAGTCTCGATGTTCTGAAGTATCGGGAAGATTTACCGGATGACGTGAAAAGCAAATTGAATGTTATGGAAAAAAACGTGGATAAAATGAGCAAGCAAATTAACCAGCTCCTTCTTCTCGTGAAAAGCGAAAGTTCTTTCAACGGTGTTGTGAAAGAGAGAATAAACCTCAAGGAGTTTCTCCAGCAGATCGTGAATGAATTCAAACCGAAAGCAGAATCAAAGGGTTTGGTGCTGGAAATAGATTGCCCAGAAGATCTATTTTTAGAAACCGAGAAAGATACCTTGAGGGTGATACTGGAGAATCTGATCGATAACGCTGTGAAGTTCACAGAGAAAGGGAAAGTGATCGTCGGTGCAAGAAAGGAAGGTAGATTAACCATCTACGTTCAGGACACAGGACCTGGAATTCCGAAAAAAGAACAGAAGAGAATCTTTGAGAGATTCTACAGAATATCCAGAAACACAGAGGGTTCTGGACTGGGTCTTTCCATAGTCAAGGAACTCGCCTCCAGATTGAAAGCGAAAGTGATTCTTGAAAGCGAAGAAGGAAAAGGTAGCACCTTCAAACTCGTTTTTTGA
- a CDS encoding thymidine kinase, producing MSGKLTIITGPMYSGKTTELLSFVEIYKLGKKKVAVFKPKIDSRYHSTMIVSHSGNGVEAHVIERPEEIRKYIEEDTRGVFIDEVQFFSPGLFEVVKDLLDRGIDVFCAGLDLTHKQNPFETTALLLSLADTVIKKKAVCHRCGEYNATLTLKVAGGEEEIDVGGQEKYIAVCRDCYNTLKKRV from the coding sequence ATGTCAGGAAAATTAACCATAATCACGGGTCCTATGTACTCTGGAAAAACGACAGAACTTCTCTCCTTTGTGGAGATATACAAACTGGGAAAGAAAAAAGTTGCTGTCTTTAAACCAAAAATCGACAGCAGATATCACTCCACCATGATCGTCTCTCATTCTGGAAACGGTGTTGAAGCACACGTGATAGAACGTCCTGAGGAAATTCGAAAGTACATCGAAGAAGACACCCGGGGAGTTTTCATAGATGAGGTGCAGTTCTTCAGCCCCGGTTTGTTTGAAGTGGTGAAAGATCTTCTCGACAGAGGAATAGATGTTTTCTGTGCGGGACTCGATCTCACACACAAGCAAAATCCCTTTGAAACAACCGCTCTGCTTCTCAGCCTCGCCGACACCGTGATCAAAAAGAAGGCAGTCTGTCACCGATGTGGTGAGTACAACGCTACTCTCACATTAAAAGTAGCAGGAGGCGAAGAAGAAATAGACGTTGGGGGACAGGAGAAATACATTGCGGTCTGCAGGGATTGTTACAACACCCTCAAAAAACGAGTTTGA
- a CDS encoding P-II family nitrogen regulator, with protein sequence MKLIIAVIQPHKLPDVKKALFDAQIYKMTVMNVLGCGQQKGYTETYRGEVEEVNLLKKVMLLIAVNEEFVEPTIEAIQKGARTGNIGDGKIFVLDLLDCIRIRTGERGREAIG encoded by the coding sequence ATGAAACTGATCATAGCTGTTATACAACCCCACAAGTTACCGGATGTGAAAAAGGCACTTTTCGATGCTCAGATTTACAAGATGACTGTCATGAACGTTCTTGGATGTGGTCAACAGAAGGGATACACAGAAACGTATCGAGGTGAAGTAGAAGAGGTGAATCTTCTCAAAAAGGTGATGCTTCTCATAGCGGTCAATGAAGAATTCGTTGAACCAACTATCGAGGCGATTCAAAAAGGAGCAAGGACAGGAAACATAGGAGATGGGAAAATTTTTGTGCTGGATCTGCTGGATTGCATTAGGATCAGAACGGGAGAAAGAGGACGGGAGGCCATAGGATAA
- a CDS encoding response regulator transcription factor: MRVLVVEDERDLADLIAEALKKEMFTVDVCYDGEEGMYMALNEPFDVVILDIMLPVHDGWEILKSMRENGVNTPVLMLTALSDVEYRVKGLNMGADDYLPKPFDLRELIARVRALIRRKSESKSTKLVCGDLILDTATKKAYRGGKEIDLTKKEYQILEYLVMNKNRVVTKEELQEHLWSFDDEVFSDVLRSHIKNLRKKVDKGFKRKIIHTVRGIGYVARDE; this comes from the coding sequence GTGAGAGTTCTTGTGGTAGAAGACGAAAGAGATCTCGCCGATCTGATAGCCGAGGCTTTAAAGAAAGAAATGTTCACCGTCGATGTTTGTTACGATGGAGAAGAGGGTATGTACATGGCTCTGAACGAACCTTTCGATGTTGTGATTCTTGATATAATGCTTCCCGTCCACGATGGGTGGGAGATCCTGAAGTCTATGAGGGAAAACGGAGTGAACACCCCCGTTTTGATGCTCACAGCTCTTTCAGATGTAGAGTACCGTGTGAAGGGTCTCAACATGGGGGCGGACGATTACCTTCCCAAACCTTTCGATCTCAGAGAGCTCATAGCCAGGGTGAGAGCTCTCATCAGAAGAAAAAGCGAAAGCAAAAGCACAAAACTCGTGTGCGGTGACTTGATTTTGGATACAGCCACTAAAAAGGCATACAGGGGCGGTAAAGAAATAGATTTGACAAAGAAGGAGTACCAAATTTTGGAATACCTTGTGATGAACAAAAACAGAGTTGTCACAAAGGAGGAGCTCCAGGAACACCTGTGGAGCTTCGATGATGAAGTTTTCTCCGATGTTTTGAGAAGTCATATAAAGAATTTGAGGAAGAAAGTGGACAAAGGGTTTAAAAGGAAAATAATTCACACGGTGAGAGGTATCGGTTATGTTGCCCGTGACGAATGA
- a CDS encoding 2-oxoacid:acceptor oxidoreductase family protein: MTEPVSIRIAGISGQGNILAGLILAKALVYEGKWVVQTQSYSAQVRGDVSYCDVLYDDSPIDYPESEYFDIVCILHQKAMDELYKSVKVNGVVILDQTFVKNVPDFVKRITRKILFVPATERAISEFKTAMVSNVIMVGVLAKVCNIVKLDSLKRALKDHVRRPLWDINLKALEFGYNMFEKQFKIKTERVWKRLAAGFE; this comes from the coding sequence ATGACAGAGCCTGTTTCCATACGAATAGCGGGTATCAGCGGACAGGGAAACATACTGGCGGGTTTGATACTCGCGAAGGCTCTCGTTTATGAAGGTAAATGGGTTGTCCAAACGCAGTCTTACAGCGCTCAGGTGAGAGGAGATGTCAGTTACTGCGACGTGCTTTACGACGACTCACCGATAGACTATCCAGAGAGTGAATATTTCGACATTGTGTGTATTCTTCATCAGAAAGCGATGGACGAGCTTTACAAGTCGGTGAAAGTAAACGGTGTGGTCATTCTCGATCAAACTTTTGTGAAGAACGTTCCTGACTTCGTAAAGAGAATAACCCGAAAGATTCTGTTTGTACCCGCTACAGAAAGGGCCATTTCAGAATTCAAGACGGCTATGGTTTCTAACGTCATAATGGTGGGGGTACTTGCCAAAGTTTGTAACATAGTGAAGCTCGATTCTTTGAAAAGAGCACTGAAAGATCACGTGAGGAGGCCTCTGTGGGACATAAACCTGAAGGCTTTGGAGTTCGGCTACAACATGTTCGAAAAACAGTTCAAGATAAAAACAGAGAGGGTGTGGAAGAGGCTTGCAGCGGGATTCGAATAA
- a CDS encoding glutamate synthase-related protein, whose product MAKRKVPPEFVVERDDYKCIRCLACVRVCSYGANFYDENANRVYTENTKCVGCHFCEAICPTEAITVRKNDFDIRPLAHWTPEHLIGIMKQAETGGVLLTSMGNDRPYFSYFDRIVLNASQVTNPSIDPLREPMEIRTYIGRKEEKLEIEEDEDGTVKLKTEIAPQLKLEVPVMFTAMSYGSISLNAILSLARAARTVGTFFNTGEGGLPKELREFKDNMIVQVASGRFGVSADYLNAGSAVEIKIGQGAKPGIGGHLPGEKVTEPISETRMIPVGTDALSPAPHHDIYSIEDLRQLIYAIKEATRYEKPVGVKIAAVHNVAPIAAGAVRAGADYIVIDGIRGGTGAAPKITRDHVGIPIEFAVAVVDQRLREEGIRHMASIVVAGGIRNSADVIKAIALGADAVYIGTAALISLGCHLCQTCYLGKCNWGIATQDPKLTKRLNPEIGARRAANLLRAWAHEIKEILGGMGINAIESLRGNREVLRGVGLHEYELKLLGIKPAGEAW is encoded by the coding sequence ATGGCTAAGAGAAAAGTACCCCCCGAATTTGTTGTGGAACGCGATGATTATAAATGTATAAGGTGTCTCGCCTGTGTGAGGGTTTGTTCCTACGGTGCGAATTTCTACGATGAAAACGCCAACAGAGTGTACACAGAAAACACCAAGTGTGTTGGATGTCACTTCTGTGAGGCTATCTGTCCAACAGAGGCCATCACGGTTCGAAAGAACGATTTCGACATCAGACCTCTTGCCCACTGGACTCCAGAGCATCTCATAGGCATCATGAAGCAGGCAGAAACCGGAGGAGTTCTTCTCACCAGCATGGGCAACGACCGACCTTATTTCAGCTATTTCGACCGCATAGTGCTCAACGCGAGTCAGGTGACGAATCCTTCGATAGACCCCCTCAGAGAACCCATGGAAATCAGAACGTACATCGGAAGAAAAGAAGAAAAACTGGAAATTGAAGAAGACGAGGATGGAACAGTGAAACTCAAAACAGAGATCGCTCCTCAGCTCAAACTGGAAGTTCCAGTCATGTTCACCGCCATGTCCTACGGTTCGATCAGTTTGAACGCAATCCTTTCACTCGCAAGAGCTGCAAGGACCGTGGGAACCTTCTTCAACACAGGTGAAGGAGGACTCCCGAAAGAACTGAGAGAGTTCAAGGACAACATGATCGTTCAGGTTGCATCCGGACGCTTCGGTGTGAGTGCAGATTATCTGAACGCTGGATCTGCGGTTGAGATAAAGATAGGGCAGGGTGCAAAGCCGGGTATCGGTGGACACCTTCCGGGAGAAAAGGTCACCGAGCCCATATCGGAAACCAGAATGATTCCCGTTGGAACCGATGCTCTCTCTCCCGCACCGCACCACGACATCTACTCCATAGAAGACCTGAGACAGCTCATCTACGCCATAAAGGAAGCCACAAGATACGAAAAACCAGTTGGTGTCAAGATCGCTGCAGTCCACAACGTGGCTCCAATCGCTGCCGGTGCAGTCAGAGCCGGTGCGGACTACATAGTGATAGACGGTATAAGGGGTGGTACAGGAGCCGCTCCCAAGATAACAAGAGATCACGTCGGAATTCCCATAGAATTCGCTGTAGCCGTTGTTGATCAGAGGCTCAGAGAGGAAGGCATAAGGCACATGGCCTCTATCGTGGTTGCGGGTGGAATCAGAAACAGTGCCGATGTGATCAAAGCGATCGCACTCGGAGCGGACGCGGTTTACATAGGAACGGCCGCTCTCATTTCACTCGGCTGTCATCTCTGTCAGACGTGTTACCTTGGAAAGTGCAACTGGGGAATCGCCACCCAGGATCCAAAACTCACAAAGAGACTGAATCCAGAGATAGGCGCAAGAAGAGCCGCGAACCTTCTGAGAGCCTGGGCTCATGAGATAAAAGAAATCCTCGGTGGAATGGGTATCAACGCCATAGAGTCACTGAGAGGCAACAGGGAAGTCCTCAGGGGTGTGGGACTCCACGAATACGAGTTGAAACTCCTTGGTATTAAACCCGCAGGAGAGGCGTGGTGA